The following proteins are encoded in a genomic region of Burkholderia gladioli:
- a CDS encoding AraC family transcriptional regulator — protein sequence MPFLSGLASLDDWVDPDRVPRPVVTIGAADIVLEDHGGPAGDLRHRAAMEFHQHHKGELLLALRGVFTCEVDGGFWIVPPQSAIWIPGGIRHKFVSAGMLECYVVFVDPEAAGALPADCCVLATTPLLRELVIRSASLPVEYPDGGLAAHLMTLLLDELALAPAGKLHLPMPGDTRLRGIAEAIMARPADRGTIRVWARRAGLSERTLARRVTEQTGMSFGRWRQQLHLMLAVQWLANGMSIQQVADELGYESASTFVTMFRRTLGAPPARYMAEWGAGRR from the coding sequence ATGCCTTTCCTGAGCGGACTTGCCTCGCTTGACGACTGGGTGGACCCGGATCGCGTGCCGCGGCCGGTGGTCACGATCGGCGCCGCCGATATCGTGCTGGAGGATCACGGCGGCCCCGCCGGCGATCTGCGCCATCGCGCGGCGATGGAATTTCACCAGCACCACAAGGGCGAGCTGCTGCTGGCGCTGCGCGGCGTGTTCACCTGCGAGGTGGACGGCGGCTTCTGGATCGTGCCGCCGCAAAGCGCGATCTGGATCCCGGGCGGGATCCGGCACAAGTTCGTTTCCGCCGGCATGCTCGAGTGCTACGTGGTGTTCGTCGATCCCGAGGCGGCAGGGGCCTTGCCCGCCGATTGTTGCGTGCTGGCGACCACGCCGCTGCTGCGCGAGCTGGTGATCCGCTCCGCCAGCCTGCCCGTCGAGTATCCCGACGGCGGTCTCGCCGCGCATCTGATGACCCTGCTGCTCGATGAACTGGCGCTGGCGCCGGCCGGCAAGCTGCACCTGCCGATGCCGGGCGACACGCGCCTGCGCGGGATCGCGGAGGCGATCATGGCCAGGCCCGCCGATCGCGGCACGATCCGCGTGTGGGCGCGGCGCGCGGGCCTGAGCGAGCGCACCCTGGCACGTCGCGTCACGGAGCAGACCGGCATGAGCTTCGGCCGCTGGCGCCAGCAGCTCCACCTGATGCTGGCCGTGCAGTGGCTGGCGAACGGCATGTCGATCCAGCAGGTCGCGGACGAACTCGGCTACGAGAGCGCCAGCACCTTCGTCACGATGTTTCGCAGGACGCTCGGCGCGCCGCCGGCCCGCTACATGGCGGAGTGGGGCGCGGGCCGTCGTTGA